One Archangium violaceum genomic window, TCGAGCAGGTGGACGGCACGACCCATCTCATCGTCAGGGGTATCCGGCTGCGAATGCAGTCAGAGGGACCCATGGCGACGTCGGCGTTCGCCGGAAGCGAGGCCGCGCGGAGCCGCCTGTCCCGGGCCTGGGGACCCCGTTGGGGTTTCTAGCGCGAGGCGCTACGGAACGAGCCGCGGCTCGGCGAAGCGCGTGACGACGCTGGCGACCTGTCCGTCGGCGTCGAGTCCGAACGCGGAGATGCGCTGCACACGACACCTCCGCGGGTGCGCTTCGATGCCGGGTGGGTGGGCTCTGGCGCGAAGCGGTAACTTCCCCCGCATGGAACTGAAAGGCTCGACTGCCCTCGTCACGGGGGCCAACGGATTCGTGGGAACGTATGTCACCCAGCGGCTGCTCGCGGAGGGGCTCCGGGTGAGGGCCTGGGTCCGGCGCCCCGAGGCCCGGCCGGAGCTGGAGCGGATGGGGGCGGAGGTCGTCCTGGGCGAGCTGACCGACGCGGCCATACTGGAAACCGCCGTGCGTGGCGCCCGGTGGGTGGTTCATTGCGCGGCGACGGGCTCGGATGACCTCACCGAGGCGCGGCGGGTGAACACGGAGTTCACCGAGCGCCTGACCACGGCCGCGCTCGCCGCGGACTGCGAGCGCTTCGTGCACATCTCCACCATCGCCGTGTACGAGCTCCAGGGCCAGAGCACCGTGGTCGAGGACTCGCCCCGGGTGACCACGGGCCGCGCCTACTCGGTCACCAAGGCCGAGGCCGAGCGGGCCGTGGAGGCCGCGGCTGCCCGGGGCTTGCGGACCGTCATCCTCCGCCCCGGGGCCATTCTGGGCGTCCACCCCACGTCCACCTGGGGCACCCACCTGCCCACGCAGATCCGCGCGGGCCAGTTCCCCCAGGTGGGGGACGGACAGGGCAGGCTGGGGTACCTCCACATCAGCAGCCTGACGGAGGCCGTCGTCCTGGCGCTACGCGAGGACGCGGCGGTCGGGCAGGCGTTCACCCTCGTCGATGGGGACATCCCCGTTCACCGGTACACCGACGCCTTCGCCACTCGCCCGCTGCCCTCCGTTCCGCCAGAACAGGCTCCCAGTTTCCTGTCCTTCCACGGCCAGTACTCGACGGAGAAGGCCCAGCGCGTGCTGGGCTTCGTCCCCCGGGACGTCTTCGATTCGAGCATGGCCGAGATCC contains:
- a CDS encoding NAD-dependent epimerase/dehydratase family protein, whose product is MELKGSTALVTGANGFVGTYVTQRLLAEGLRVRAWVRRPEARPELERMGAEVVLGELTDAAILETAVRGARWVVHCAATGSDDLTEARRVNTEFTERLTTAALAADCERFVHISTIAVYELQGQSTVVEDSPRVTTGRAYSVTKAEAERAVEAAAARGLRTVILRPGAILGVHPTSTWGTHLPTQIRAGQFPQVGDGQGRLGYLHISSLTEAVVLALREDAAVGQAFTLVDGDIPVHRYTDAFATRPLPSVPPEQAPSFLSFHGQYSTEKAQRVLGFVPRDVFDSSMAEILAALPRQG